In Xenopus tropicalis strain Nigerian chromosome 5, UCB_Xtro_10.0, whole genome shotgun sequence, one genomic interval encodes:
- the cul3 gene encoding cullin-3 codes for MSNLGKSTGSRKDTKMRIRAFPMTMDEKYVNSIWDLLKNAIQEIQRKNNSGLSFEELYRNAYTMVLHKHGEKLYTGLREVVTEHLINKVREDVLNSLNNNFLQTLNQAWNDHQTAMVMIRDILMYMDRVYVQQNNVENVYNLGLIIFRDQVVRYGCIRDHLRQTLLDMIARERKGEVVDRGAIRNACQMLMILGLEGRSVYEEDFEAPFLEMSAEFFQMESQKFLAENSASVYIKKVEARINEEIERVMHCLDKSTEEPIVKVVERELISKHMKTIVEMENSGLVHMLKNGKTEDLACMYKLFSRVPNGLKTMCECMSLYLREQGKALVSEEGEGKNPVDYIQGLLDLKSRFDRFLQESFSNDRLFKQTIAGDFEYFLNLNSRSPEYLSLFIDDKLKKGVKGLTEQEVESILDKAMVLFRFMQEKDVFERYYKQHLARRLLTNKSVSDDSEKNMISKLKTECGCQFTSKLEGMFRDMSISNTTMDEFRQHLQTTGVSLGGVDLTVRVLTTGYWPTQSATPKCNIPPAPRHAFEIFRRFYLAKHSGRQLTLQHHMGSADLNATFYGPVKKEDGSEVGVGGAQVTGSNTRKHILQVSTFQMTILMLFNNREKYTFEEIQQETDIPERELVRALQSLACGKPTQRVLTKEPKSKEIESGHMFTVNDQFTSKLHRVKIQTVAAKQGESDPERKETRQKVDDDRKHEIEAAIVRIMKSRKKMQHNVLVAEVTQQLKARFLPSPVVIKKRIEGLIEREYLARTPEDRKVYTYVA; via the exons ATGTCGAACCTAGGGAAAAGCACCGGCAGCCGGAAGGATACCAAGATGAGGATCCGAGCCTTCCCG ATGACTATGGATGAAAAATATGTGAATAGCATTTGGGATCTCCTAAAGAATGCCATTCAAGAGATTCAGCGTAAAAATAACAGCGGGTTAAGCTTTGAAGAACTTTATAGGAATGCATATACTATGGTGCTCCATAAACATGGGGAGAAGCTGTACACAGGACTGAGAGAAGTTGTAACTGAACATCTCATAAATAAG GTGCGAGAAGATGTTTTAAATTCTTTAAATAACAACTTTTTGCAAACTCTCAATCAAGCTTGGAATGACCATCAGACTGCTATGGTAATGATTAGAGATATCCTCATGTATATG GATAGGGTTTATGTTCAGCAGAACAACGTTGAAAATGTCTATAATTTGGGGTTAATAATATTTCGCGATCAAGTGGTGCGCTATGGCTGCATAAGAGACCACCTACGGCAGACGTTGCTCGATATGATCGCAAGAGAGCGAAAGGGAGAAGTGGTGGACAG AGGTGCCATCAGAAACGCTTGTCAGATGTTAATGATTCTTGGTCTGGAAGGAAGGTCTGTCTATGAGGAGGATTTTGAGGCTCCGTTTTTGGAAATGTCTGCAGAATTTTTCCAG atgGAAAGCCAGAAATTTTTAGCTGAAAACAGTGCGTCGGTGTACATTAAAAAAGTAGAGGCTAGGATAAATGAAGAAATTGAGAGAGTCATGCACTGTTTAGACAAATCGACAGAAGAGCCTATTGTGAAAGTTGTGGAGAGGGAGCTCATTTCTAAGCACATGAAGACCATTGTGGAGATGGAGAACTCAGGGCTAGTTCATATGCTAAAGAATGGCAAGACTGAAG atcTTGCATGTATGTACAAGTTGTTTAGCAGAGTTCCAAATGGCTTGAAAACCATGTGTGAATGTATGAGTCTGTACCTGAGGGAACAAGGGAAAGCTCTTGTATCTGAAGAGGGAGAAGGAAAGAACCCAGTTGATTATATCCAG GGGCTTCTTGACTTGAAGAGCCGGTTTGATCGCTTCCTCCAAGAATCTTTCAGTAATGACCGTCTTTTTAAACAAACCATTGCTGGAGACTTTGAGTATTTCCTCAATCTCAACTCCAGATCCCCAGAGTACCTCTCCTTATTTATTGATgacaaactgaaaaaaggagTTAAAGGA CTAACAGAACAGGAAGTAGAGTCAATTTTGGACAAGGCAATGGTTCTCTTTAGATTCATGCAAGAGAAAGATGTGTTTGAGCGTTACTATAAACAACATTTGGCCAGAAGGCTCCTCACCAACAAGAGTGTTTCTGATGACtctgaaaaaaatatgatttcaaAGTTAAAG ACCGAATGTGGTTGTCAGTTCACGTCCAAGCTGGAAGGCATGTTCAGAGACATGAGCATCTCAAACACAACCATGGATGAATTCAGGCAACATTTGCAGACTACAGGG GTCTCTTTAGGAGGCGTAGATCTCACAGTAAGAGTGCTTACCACTGGCTATTGGCCTACACAGTCTGCCACACCAAAGTGTAATATCCCACCTGCCCCCAGACACGCTTTTGAAATCTTTAGAAG GTTTTATCTTGCAAAACACAGTGGTCGTCAACTTACATTGCAACATCACATGGGGTCTGCAGATCTTAATGCTACATTTTATGGACCTGTGAAAAAG GAGGATGGTTCTGAAGTTGGTGTTGGAGGTGCCCAAGTCACTGGTTCTAACACTCGAAAGCACATCTTGCAAGTCTCTACCTTCCAAATGACCATACTCATGCTGTTCAACAACAGGGAAAAATACACTTTTGAA GAAATACAGCAGGAGACAGACATCCCAGAACGAGAGCTTGTGAGGGCATTGCAGTCTCTGGCTTGCGGGAAGCCCACCCAACGTGTTCTTACAAAGGAGCCTAAATCAAAAGAGATTGAAAGTGGCCACATGTTCACAGTCAATGATCAGTTCACTTCCAAATTGCACAGAGTTAAGATCCAGACAG TGGCTGCTAAGCAAGGGGAATCTGACCCTGAACGCAAAGAGACGAGGCAAAAAGTTGATGATGACAGAAAGCACGAGATAGAAGCTGCCATAGTTCGGATAATGAAATCTAGAAAGAAAATGCAACACAATGTCTTAGTAGCAGAG GTAACACAGCAGCTGAAAGCACGATTCCTTCCAAGCCCAGTTGTTATTAAAAAACGCATTGAAGGACTTATTGAACGAGAATATTTAGCAAGAACGCCTGAAGATCGCAAAGTATACACCTATGTAGCATAG